From one Cyanobacterium stanieri PCC 7202 genomic stretch:
- a CDS encoding microcompartments protein (PFAM: BMC domain~COGs: COG4577 Carbon dioxide concentrating mechanism/carboxysome shell protein~InterPro IPR020808:IPR000249~KEGG: syp:SYNPCC7002_A1802 carbon dioxide concentrating mechanism protein~PFAM: microcompartments protein~SPTR: Carbon dioxide-concentrating mechanism protein ccmK): protein MSIAVGMIETLGFPAVVEAADAMVKAARVTLVGYEKIGSGRVTVIVRGDVSEVQASISAGIDNVKRVNGGQVLSHHIIARPHENLEYVLPIRYTEEVEQFRESINPRPLGNRRP, encoded by the coding sequence ATGTCAATTGCAGTAGGAATGATTGAAACCCTAGGGTTTCCCGCCGTGGTAGAAGCCGCCGATGCGATGGTGAAAGCCGCCCGTGTAACCCTTGTGGGTTATGAAAAAATCGGTAGTGGTCGTGTGACTGTTATCGTCAGAGGAGATGTATCCGAAGTACAAGCGTCAATTTCTGCGGGTATTGACAATGTAAAACGAGTAAATGGTGGTCAGGTATTATCTCACCATATCATCGCTCGTCCCCATGAAAACCTCGAATACGTCTTACCCATTCGTTATACCGAAGAAGTAGAACAGTTCAGAGAAAGCATCAACCCTCGTCCTTTAGGCAACAGAAGACCATAA
- a CDS encoding microcompartments protein (PFAM: BMC domain~COGs: COG4577 Carbon dioxide concentrating mechanism/carboxysome shell protein~InterPro IPR020808:IPR000249~KEGG: mar:MAE_47940 carbon dioxide concentrating mechanism protein~PFAM: microcompartments protein~SPTR: Carbon dioxide concentrating mechanism protein), which yields MSIAVGMIETLGFPAVVEAADSMVKAARVTLVGYEKIGSGRVTVIVRGDVSEVQASIAAGIEGANRVNGGQVLSTHIIARPHENLEYVLPIRYTEEVEQFRSY from the coding sequence ATGTCAATTGCAGTAGGAATGATCGAAACCTTGGGTTTCCCCGCAGTAGTAGAAGCCGCTGACTCCATGGTAAAAGCTGCCCGTGTAACCCTTGTGGGTTACGAAAAAATCGGTAGTGGTCGTGTAACCGTTATCGTTAGAGGAGACGTATCCGAAGTACAAGCCTCTATCGCTGCAGGTATCGAAGGTGCGAACAGAGTAAACGGTGGTCAGGTATTATCCACCCACATCATTGCTCGTCCCCACGAAAACCTCGAGTATGTACTACCTATCCGTTACACCGAGGAAGTTGAGCAGTTCCGTAGTTATTAA
- a CDS encoding microcompartments protein (PFAM: BMC domain~COGs: COG4577 Carbon dioxide concentrating mechanism/carboxysome shell protein~InterPro IPR020808:IPR000249~KEGG: mar:MAE_47940 carbon dioxide concentrating mechanism protein~PFAM: microcompartments protein~SPTR: Carbon dioxide concentrating mechanism protein), with amino-acid sequence MSIAVGMIETLGFPAVVEAADAMVKAARVTLVGYEKIGSGRVTVIIRGDVSEVQASVAAGIERANSVNGGEVLSTHIIARPHENLEYVLPIRYTEEVEQFRTY; translated from the coding sequence ATGTCAATTGCAGTAGGAATGATTGAAACCCTAGGGTTTCCCGCAGTAGTAGAAGCTGCTGATGCCATGGTGAAGGCCGCTCGTGTAACCCTTGTGGGTTATGAAAAAATCGGTAGTGGTCGTGTAACCGTAATTATTAGAGGAGACGTATCCGAGGTACAGGCTTCTGTAGCCGCTGGGATTGAAAGAGCCAATAGTGTAAATGGTGGAGAAGTATTATCTACCCATATTATTGCTCGTCCCCACGAAAACCTCGAATATGTCCTACCCATTCGCTATACCGAAGAAGTAGAGCAATTCCGTACTTACTAA
- a CDS encoding Carbonate dehydratase (PFAM: Ribulose bisphosphate carboxylase, small chain; Bacterial transferase hexapeptide (three repeats)~COGs: COG0663 Carbonic anhydrase/acetyltransferase isoleucine patch superfamily~InterPro IPR017156:IPR001451:IPR000894~KEGG: cyt:cce_4280 carbon dioxide concentrating mechanism protein~PFAM: ribulose bisphosphate carboxylase small chain; transferase hexapeptide repeat containing protein~PRIAM: Carbonate dehydratase~SPTR: Carbon dioxide concentrating mechanism protein): MRVPKMAAPPTPWSKDLAEPRVDETAYVHSFSNLIGDVTVGSHVMVAPGTSIRADEGTPFYIGDDSNIQDGVVIHGLEKGRVKGDDGKDYSVWIGKETCITHLCLIHGPAYVGNNCFIGFRSTIFNARVGDGCIVMMHALIQDVEIPPGKYIPSGSIITNQQQADRLPDVQPEDKEFAAHVVHVNEALAEGYLCAQNDACMTNYRTQAVPSSSNHNNNQDNNSYQSVTNMSLNTDIVNQVRSLLRQGYKIGVEYASVRRFRTKSWLTGSINATQEAQVLAELEGFLNEHQGEYVRLIGVDTQAKARVAEIIIQRPDDTPGQPSRLNTTSVAPAVANASSNGGASVVAANGTDISGEVRSLIQGGYNIGVEHADVRRFKAKSWITAPSITTNSVNEAVKTLQGYLKEFDGEYVRIIGVDPQAKKRVSQTIIQRPGESAAVSGNGGGGSYTPRSNNGNGAVTTSLSSEAVEQVRSLLGQGYQIGTEHADIRHFKAKSWKSCSPIKATNERDVITALEGCMQEHAGEYVRMIGIDTEAKRRVLEMMIQRPGDNREPQTVKTSSSSNGASRPASVASSNGRNGHTVSSRLGDDVLKQLRSLLSQGYKIGTEHATVRRFKAKSWQSCSPINSTNESEVIRALEGCLQDHDGEYVRMIGIDTDAKKRVAEAIIQRP, encoded by the coding sequence ATGCGCGTCCCTAAAATGGCAGCGCCCCCTACTCCTTGGTCCAAGGATTTGGCGGAGCCGAGGGTAGATGAAACTGCCTATGTGCATTCTTTTTCTAATTTAATTGGTGATGTGACGGTGGGTTCCCATGTGATGGTAGCCCCCGGCACTTCTATTCGTGCCGATGAGGGTACACCCTTTTATATTGGTGATGATAGCAATATTCAGGATGGGGTGGTAATTCATGGGTTAGAAAAAGGTCGAGTGAAGGGTGACGATGGCAAGGACTATTCTGTGTGGATTGGTAAGGAAACCTGTATTACTCATTTATGTTTAATCCATGGTCCTGCCTATGTGGGCAATAATTGTTTTATTGGATTCCGTTCCACGATTTTTAATGCCCGAGTTGGTGATGGTTGTATCGTAATGATGCACGCATTGATTCAGGATGTGGAAATTCCTCCGGGGAAATATATTCCTTCGGGGTCTATTATTACTAATCAACAACAAGCAGATCGTCTTCCTGATGTCCAGCCTGAAGATAAGGAGTTTGCGGCTCATGTGGTTCATGTTAATGAGGCTCTGGCGGAGGGTTATCTTTGCGCCCAAAATGATGCCTGTATGACCAATTATCGCACTCAGGCTGTTCCTAGTTCATCTAATCATAATAATAATCAAGATAATAATAGTTATCAATCAGTAACTAATATGAGTTTAAATACAGATATAGTTAATCAAGTTCGTTCTCTCCTCAGACAGGGGTATAAAATTGGAGTCGAATATGCCAGTGTACGTCGTTTTAGAACTAAGTCCTGGTTGACTGGTTCTATTAATGCAACCCAAGAAGCCCAAGTTTTGGCGGAGTTAGAAGGTTTTTTAAATGAACATCAAGGGGAGTATGTTCGTTTGATTGGGGTGGATACCCAAGCTAAGGCAAGGGTTGCGGAAATCATTATCCAGCGCCCTGATGATACTCCTGGACAGCCTTCTCGTTTAAATACTACCTCCGTGGCTCCTGCGGTGGCTAATGCGAGTAGTAACGGTGGTGCTTCTGTGGTGGCTGCCAATGGTACTGATATTAGTGGTGAAGTGCGATCGCTCATACAAGGCGGTTATAACATTGGGGTAGAACATGCAGATGTTCGTCGCTTTAAGGCAAAATCTTGGATTACTGCCCCTAGCATTACCACTAATTCTGTCAATGAAGCGGTGAAAACCCTACAGGGTTATCTCAAGGAGTTTGATGGAGAATATGTGCGTATTATTGGGGTTGATCCTCAAGCCAAAAAACGTGTTTCCCAAACTATTATCCAGCGCCCTGGGGAATCTGCGGCGGTAAGTGGTAATGGTGGTGGTGGTAGTTATACCCCCCGTAGCAACAATGGTAATGGTGCAGTAACTACCAGTTTGAGTTCTGAAGCAGTGGAGCAGGTACGCTCTTTGTTGGGTCAGGGTTATCAGATTGGCACTGAACACGCTGATATTCGTCATTTTAAGGCAAAATCTTGGAAGAGTTGCTCCCCCATCAAGGCAACCAATGAAAGGGATGTTATTACTGCCCTAGAGGGTTGTATGCAAGAACATGCTGGAGAGTATGTGCGCATGATTGGTATTGATACTGAGGCAAAACGCCGTGTGTTGGAGATGATGATTCAACGCCCTGGAGATAATCGTGAGCCTCAAACGGTGAAAACTTCTTCTAGTTCTAATGGTGCTAGTCGTCCTGCCTCCGTGGCTTCTTCTAATGGACGTAATGGTCATACCGTGAGCAGTCGTTTAGGGGATGATGTACTCAAACAGTTGCGATCGCTCCTATCCCAAGGTTATAAAATTGGCACTGAACACGCCACTGTAAGACGTTTTAAGGCTAAGTCTTGGCAGAGTTGTTCTCCTATCAATAGCACCAACGAATCTGAAGTTATCAGAGCCTTAGAAGGTTGTCTTCAAGATCATGATGGCGAATATGTCCGCATGATTGGTATTGATACAGATGCCAAAAAACGTGTGGCTGAGGCTATTATTCAGCGTCCATAA
- a CDS encoding Ethanolamine utilization protein EutN/carboxysome structural protein Ccml (PFAM: Ethanolamine utilisation protein EutN/carboxysome~COGs: COG4576 Carbon dioxide concentrating mechanism/carboxysome shell protein~InterPro IPR004992~KEGG: cyc:PCC7424_1370 ethanolamine utilization protein EutN/carboxysome structural protein CcmL~PFAM: Ethanolamine utilization protein EutN/carboxysome structural protein Ccml~SPTR: Ethanolamine utilization protein EutN/carboxysome structural protein Ccml): MCGTVVSNLKSRNLTGVKLLLVQLVDAEGNLLPTYEVAGDTVGAGINEWVLITRGSAARKETGQENRPVDAMVVGIIDTVTVASGMLYSKKDVERMY; encoded by the coding sequence GTGTGCGGTACCGTCGTTAGTAACCTTAAGTCCAGAAATTTGACTGGGGTAAAACTCCTTTTGGTTCAATTAGTCGATGCGGAGGGAAATCTTCTCCCCACCTATGAGGTGGCAGGGGATACCGTAGGCGCAGGAATTAATGAGTGGGTTTTAATTACTAGGGGTAGTGCGGCAAGAAAGGAGACAGGACAGGAAAATCGTCCTGTGGATGCCATGGTGGTAGGTATTATTGATACAGTGACAGTCGCATCAGGAATGCTTTACAGCAAAAAAGATGTAGAAAGAATGTATTAA